From Homalodisca vitripennis isolate AUS2020 chromosome 1, UT_GWSS_2.1, whole genome shotgun sequence, the proteins below share one genomic window:
- the LOC124353240 gene encoding cAMP-dependent protein kinase type II regulatory subunit-like isoform X1, with product MPPPLFVFCLPGFAIIFLIQVLICEAYHFHVTISHKKRKTGNPDKDKNQGGKSERGPRGNKDRRRLSKDHQSKGDQEEKGSKDNKEQGRPNKDHQSKGGQEEKNSRDTKNFDNDNPTPEDEAKLQPANGKTMRSTQDNGNAEKSPEKPKNRPHVDFDVPEQNMGDENKDQSPKEDRQKGRRKSVFAESYDPSKDDEDLGKVVHPKTPEEKEWLIENVRNITLFEHLANDQTTTVVDAMYKRPVSEGDFVMKQGDKGSTFYIVQTGIFDVYVKDAENVESLIHTYDNKGSFGELALLYNQPRAATIVARTDGQLWAVDGHTFRRIVHKITYQKRIMYESLINNVPMLKTLEPYERANLVDALIPMTFKHNDEIIKQGTEGDGMYFIISGGVRIMMRTINNRDILLKELSNSEYFGELALVTDKPRAASAFAIGDTHLAFLDREAFERLLGPCMDVIKRHIDNYNEQLLEIERAQEQ from the exons ATGCCTCCACCGCTTTTCGTATTTTGTTTACCGGGATTCGCTATTATTTTTCTCATTCAAGTTCTGATCTGCGAAGCTTATCATTTTCATGTGACAATATCCCACAAGAAAAGGAAAACCGGCAATCCCGATAAGGATAAAAATCAAGGCGGCAAATCAGAAAGAGGTCCAAGAGGTAACAAAGACCGACGTCGACTCAGTAAGGATCATCAATCTAAGGGCGATCAGGAAGAAAAAGGTTCAAAAGATAACAAAGAGCAAGGTCGACCTAATAAAGATCATCAGTCTAAAGGCGGTCAGGAAGAAAAGAACTCAAGAGATACCAAGAATTTTGATAACGACAATCCGACCCCAGAAGACGAAGCTAAACTTCAACCCGCTAACGGAAAAACCATGAGGTCTACCCAAGACAATGGTAATGCCGAAAAGTCCCCAGAAAAGCCCAAAAATCGCCCCCATGTCGATTTTGACGTCCCTGAACAGAATATGGGGGATGAAAATAAAGATCAAT CTCCAAAGGAGGATCGCCAGAAGGGAAGGAGAAAATCCGTATTTGCTGAGAGCTACGATCCTTCCAAGGATGACGAAGACTTAGGAAAG GTGGTCCACCCAAAAACGCCCGAAGAAAAAGAATGGCTTATAGAGAACGTGAGAAACATAACTCTCTTTGAACATCTAGCTAAC GACCAAACCACCACTGTGGTAGATGCGATGTATAAACGCCCAGTTTCCGAGGGAGACTTCGTCATGAAACAAGGAGACAAAGGAAGCACATTCTATATAGTACAAAC AGGTATATTCGACGTGTACGTGAAGGATGCGGAGAATGTGGAGAGCTTGATACACACTTACGACAATAAGGGGAGTTTCGGCGAACTGGCCCTGCTGTACAACCAGCCCAGAGCCGCCACCATCGTCGCCCGTACTGACGGTCAGCTCTGGGCGGTGGACGGTCACACCTTCCGCCGCATCGTCCACAAGATCACGTACCAGAAGCGGATCATGTACGAGAGTCTCATCAACAACGTGCCGATGCTCAAGACCTTAGAG CCGTATGAAAGAGCGAATCTCGTGGATGCACTCATACCGATGACGTTCAAGCACAACGATGAGATCATCAAACAAGGAACTGAAGGGGACGGAATGTATTTCATCATCTCAGGGGGCGTCAGAATCATGATGAGAACCATCAATAACAGGGACATACTT TTGAAAGAATTGAGTAACAGTGAATACTTCGGTGAGTTGGCTCTAGTAACGGACAAACCGAGAGCTGCTTCCGCATTCGCTATCGGCGACACACACTTAGCCT TTTTGGATCGTGAAGCGTTTGAACGTTTATTGGGGCCGTGTATGGATGTAATAAAGAGACACATCGACAACTACAACGAACAGCTGTTGGAGATTGAAAGAGCTCAAGAACAATAA
- the LOC124353240 gene encoding cAMP-dependent protein kinase type II regulatory subunit-like isoform X2 codes for MGVAAFLLCVLGVRQALGDQYEYLSSPKEDRQKGRRKSVFAESYDPSKDDEDLGKVVHPKTPEEKEWLIENVRNITLFEHLANDQTTTVVDAMYKRPVSEGDFVMKQGDKGSTFYIVQTGIFDVYVKDAENVESLIHTYDNKGSFGELALLYNQPRAATIVARTDGQLWAVDGHTFRRIVHKITYQKRIMYESLINNVPMLKTLEPYERANLVDALIPMTFKHNDEIIKQGTEGDGMYFIISGGVRIMMRTINNRDILLKELSNSEYFGELALVTDKPRAASAFAIGDTHLAFLDREAFERLLGPCMDVIKRHIDNYNEQLLEIERAQEQ; via the exons ATGGGAGTTGCTgcatttttattgtgtgttttgggTGTCCGCCAGGCTTTAGGAGATCAGTATGAGTATTTATCtt CTCCAAAGGAGGATCGCCAGAAGGGAAGGAGAAAATCCGTATTTGCTGAGAGCTACGATCCTTCCAAGGATGACGAAGACTTAGGAAAG GTGGTCCACCCAAAAACGCCCGAAGAAAAAGAATGGCTTATAGAGAACGTGAGAAACATAACTCTCTTTGAACATCTAGCTAAC GACCAAACCACCACTGTGGTAGATGCGATGTATAAACGCCCAGTTTCCGAGGGAGACTTCGTCATGAAACAAGGAGACAAAGGAAGCACATTCTATATAGTACAAAC AGGTATATTCGACGTGTACGTGAAGGATGCGGAGAATGTGGAGAGCTTGATACACACTTACGACAATAAGGGGAGTTTCGGCGAACTGGCCCTGCTGTACAACCAGCCCAGAGCCGCCACCATCGTCGCCCGTACTGACGGTCAGCTCTGGGCGGTGGACGGTCACACCTTCCGCCGCATCGTCCACAAGATCACGTACCAGAAGCGGATCATGTACGAGAGTCTCATCAACAACGTGCCGATGCTCAAGACCTTAGAG CCGTATGAAAGAGCGAATCTCGTGGATGCACTCATACCGATGACGTTCAAGCACAACGATGAGATCATCAAACAAGGAACTGAAGGGGACGGAATGTATTTCATCATCTCAGGGGGCGTCAGAATCATGATGAGAACCATCAATAACAGGGACATACTT TTGAAAGAATTGAGTAACAGTGAATACTTCGGTGAGTTGGCTCTAGTAACGGACAAACCGAGAGCTGCTTCCGCATTCGCTATCGGCGACACACACTTAGCCT TTTTGGATCGTGAAGCGTTTGAACGTTTATTGGGGCCGTGTATGGATGTAATAAAGAGACACATCGACAACTACAACGAACAGCTGTTGGAGATTGAAAGAGCTCAAGAACAATAA
- the LOC124353240 gene encoding cAMP-dependent protein kinase type II regulatory subunit-like isoform X3, with amino-acid sequence MTPKEDRQKGRRKSVFAESYDPSKDDEDLGKVVHPKTPEEKEWLIENVRNITLFEHLANDQTTTVVDAMYKRPVSEGDFVMKQGDKGSTFYIVQTGIFDVYVKDAENVESLIHTYDNKGSFGELALLYNQPRAATIVARTDGQLWAVDGHTFRRIVHKITYQKRIMYESLINNVPMLKTLEPYERANLVDALIPMTFKHNDEIIKQGTEGDGMYFIISGGVRIMMRTINNRDILLKELSNSEYFGELALVTDKPRAASAFAIGDTHLAFLDREAFERLLGPCMDVIKRHIDNYNEQLLEIERAQEQ; translated from the exons ATGA CTCCAAAGGAGGATCGCCAGAAGGGAAGGAGAAAATCCGTATTTGCTGAGAGCTACGATCCTTCCAAGGATGACGAAGACTTAGGAAAG GTGGTCCACCCAAAAACGCCCGAAGAAAAAGAATGGCTTATAGAGAACGTGAGAAACATAACTCTCTTTGAACATCTAGCTAAC GACCAAACCACCACTGTGGTAGATGCGATGTATAAACGCCCAGTTTCCGAGGGAGACTTCGTCATGAAACAAGGAGACAAAGGAAGCACATTCTATATAGTACAAAC AGGTATATTCGACGTGTACGTGAAGGATGCGGAGAATGTGGAGAGCTTGATACACACTTACGACAATAAGGGGAGTTTCGGCGAACTGGCCCTGCTGTACAACCAGCCCAGAGCCGCCACCATCGTCGCCCGTACTGACGGTCAGCTCTGGGCGGTGGACGGTCACACCTTCCGCCGCATCGTCCACAAGATCACGTACCAGAAGCGGATCATGTACGAGAGTCTCATCAACAACGTGCCGATGCTCAAGACCTTAGAG CCGTATGAAAGAGCGAATCTCGTGGATGCACTCATACCGATGACGTTCAAGCACAACGATGAGATCATCAAACAAGGAACTGAAGGGGACGGAATGTATTTCATCATCTCAGGGGGCGTCAGAATCATGATGAGAACCATCAATAACAGGGACATACTT TTGAAAGAATTGAGTAACAGTGAATACTTCGGTGAGTTGGCTCTAGTAACGGACAAACCGAGAGCTGCTTCCGCATTCGCTATCGGCGACACACACTTAGCCT TTTTGGATCGTGAAGCGTTTGAACGTTTATTGGGGCCGTGTATGGATGTAATAAAGAGACACATCGACAACTACAACGAACAGCTGTTGGAGATTGAAAGAGCTCAAGAACAATAA